In Humulus lupulus chromosome 7, drHumLupu1.1, whole genome shotgun sequence, the following are encoded in one genomic region:
- the LOC133789612 gene encoding non-structural maintenance of chromosomes element 4 homolog A-like — protein sequence MARPQLKRLKVETLPTSEQSRELCSKYLVVVKKIQAKKDELVRPESEKFDVIVDEVETLFREVQKPREQVADGEALLGLANALATSAKSHSIGGVTPSDFITFLFRHFRKSSSELDWNGVGLAVSPIFMKAFGSTTMIGPMSNQAMKNCFLKIPTMDEIRKKPRSNRKRTKPTEIARPEKCFNSYITSVHVKQFDDARAEEKSDTYDDITTMFNILKKKPAGAVMESLVLNRSSFGQTVENLLALSFLVRDGRVEITVDENGCKLVRPRNCPGAGSIASRDVTYHSFVFRLDFKDWELMRDFVPVGEELMPHRGLSAPMAASPIKNLSRNRVVVAKQSPTVAEVCSNKDCNTAMQLQSLVTVIGPN from the exons ATGGCGAGACCCCAACTCAAGCGTCTCAAAGTGGAAACTCTTCCCACTTCTGAGCAGAGTCGAGAGCTTTGTTCCAAGTATCTCGTCGTCGTCAAGAAAATCCAAG CCAAAAAAGATGAGCTAGTGAGACCAGAATCGGAGAAGTTCGATGTGATTGTCGATGAAGTGGAAACCTTATTCCGTGAAG TTCAGAAGCCAAGGGAGCAAGTTGCCGATGGTGAAGCATTGTTGGGGCTTGCTAATGCCCTTGCAACATCTGCCAAGTCACATTCGATCGGTGGCGTTACTCCATCTGATTTCATCACATTTTTGTTCAGACATTTCAGAAAAAGCTCCTCTGAACTTGATTGGAATGGTGTTGGTTTAGCTGTTTCTCCCATTTTCATGAAGGCTTTTGGCTCTACCACCAT GATTGGACCAATGAGTAATCAAGCTATGAAGAACTGTTTCTTAAAGATACCAACTATGGATGAAATAAGGAAAAAGCCTAGGAGTAATAGAAAACGTACGAAGCCAACTGAAATTGCTCGACCTGAGAAG TGTTTCAACAGTTACATAACTAGTGTACATGTGAAACAGTTTGATGATGCTCGAGCAGAAGAAAAATCTGATACATACGACGACATAACAACAATGTTTAACATCTTGAAAAAGAAGCCTGCTGGAGCTGTGATGGAAAGTTTGGTACTGAACAGGTCTTCATTTGGACAAACGGTTGAGAATCTGCTTGCTCTGTCTTTTCTAGTCAGAGATGGCCGTGTTGAAATAACTGTCGATGAGAATGGTTGCAAACTCGTTA GGCCAAGGAACTGTCCTGGTGCTGGTTCAATTGCATCAAGAGATGTCACCTACCATTCTTTTGTCTTCAGACTTGATTTCAAGGACTGGGAG TTAATGAGGGATTTTGTGCCAGTTGGAGAGGAGCTGATGCCACACAGAGGCCTCTCGGCTCCCATGGCGGCTTCGCCGATTAAAAACCTCTCGAGGAACAGGGTGGTGGTTGCAAAACAAAGCCCAACCGTTGCTGAAGTATGTTCTAACAAAGACTGCAATACAGCAATGCAGTTACAGTCACTGGTAACTGTAATTGGAccaaactga
- the LOC133790303 gene encoding uncharacterized protein LOC133790303 — protein sequence MAREHETSVQPWGTLEELLLACAVNRHGTKSWDSIAMELANRINTGGGGGNGGGGGGTASVYLTPDNCKDRFDELKQRFMSRNDDEPASFVPMVDELKKIRVEELRREVRRRDVSIVSLELKVKRLEEERERSLKETEDDSRKNIEEGERRLSSPGNRAGKSNSGDASDSRDRENRSYNESNSTTQKRDSRRNGIVKGETEPEPERNELDPPRTESEPGKVVDGDENETMAREDNAKQSSDVQSSMSLSKNKRRRKGSGSGGAAAAVSSSGEEPEGGDEVSPATKRVSALKSEPLVKLLGTIRSHRLGSVFQRRLRSQESQRYKNLIRQHLDLRTIEARLDKGLYLNGFHKFFRDLLLLFNNAVVFFRKSSPEYAAAQELRALVLKETNAKVGKARPFTPKLEKTKQESDHSAPAPKSNKSSSIIVTCGKRSKSVSEGVIISKKGENNKDRAVVVEEKQEKKINNSSNSSSFVTIDEKGVKKKRSQERGARRNEHEFGGNELSSHDALEVNKKDNAKKKQGVANFLKRMKQNSDNHNNHNNNIINNNNNTDVSDDDIISSEEEDSKVEKKEKTKKKMMKKNGSGGGGRNNNIKPDERQERVTRNSTRTKDEGRKTRRGVGRPPKKPEKASKTTTTTTATAATTGGGNKRGRDNSEPDVGVGGRLKKRSRR from the exons ATGGCTAGGGAACACGAAACGAGCGTGCAACCATGGGGCACGTTAGAGGAGCTCTTGCTAGCGTGCGCGGTTAACCGGCACGGCACCAAGAGCTGGGACTCCATCGCCATGGAACTCGCCAACCGGATAAACACTGGCGGCGGCGGCGGTAACGGCGGCGGTGGTGGTGGTACCGCCTCTGTTTATCTCACTCCTGATAACTGTAAAGACAGGTTTGATGAGCTCAAACAACGCTTCATGTCTCGAAACGACGATGAACCGGCCAGCTTCGTTCCCATGGTTGATGAGCTGAAGAAGATTCGTGTCGAGGAGCTCCGCCGCGAGGTTCGGCGACGCGATGTTTCGATCGT GTCGTTGGAGCTGAAGGTGAAGAGGTTGGAGGAGGAGAGGGAGCGGAGCTTGAAAGAGACGGAGGACGATTCGCGGAAGAATATTGAAGAAGGTGAACGTAGATTGAGCTCGCCGGGGAATCGTGCCGGGAAATCGAATTCCGGCGACGCTTCCGATTCTCGTGACCGAGAGAACCGATCGTACAACGAGTCCAATTCCACCACTCAAAAGCGTGACTCTCGACGAAACGGCATCGTAAAAGGTGAAACGGAGCCCGAACCCGAGAGAAACGAATTGGATCCTCCACGAACTGAATCCGAACCGGGTAAAGTAGTTGACGGTGACGAAAATGAGACTATGGCGCGAGAAGATAACGCGAAGCAGAGCAGCGATGTTCAGAGCTCCATGAGCTTATCAAAGAATAAACGACGCCGTAAAGGAAGCGGCTCCGGCGGTGCCGCGGCCGCTGTAAGCAGCAGCGGCGAGGAGCCCGAGGGCGGTGACGAAGTTTCTCCCGCCACCAAACGAGTCTCGGCTCTCAAATCTGAGCCGTTGGTCAAACTTCTCGGGACCATCCGATCTCACCGGCTCGGCTCTGTGTTCCAACGACGGCTTCGTAGCCAG GAATCTCAAAGGTACAAAAACCTGATTCGGCAACACCTGGACCTGCGGACGATTGAGGCCAGGCTCGATAAAGGGCTCTACTTGAATGGTTTCCACAAGTTCTTCAGAGACCTTCTTCTCCTATTCAACAACGCCGTCGTCTTCTTCCGGAAAAGTTCGCCGGAGTACGCCGCAGCTCAGGAGCTACGGGCTCTGGTTTTGAAAGAAACGAATGCCAAGGTTGGAAAAGCTCGACCCTTTACGCCAAAACTCGAAAAAACCAAGCAAGAATCCGATCATTCAGCTCCAGCTCCCAAATCGAACAAGTCTTCATCTATTATCGTAACTTGTGGGAAACGGAGTAAGTCGGTTTCCGAAGGTGTCATCATCAGCAAAAaaggagaaaataacaaagatagAGCTGTGGTGGTGGAAGAAAAGCAAGAGAAGAAGATCAATAACAGTAGTAACAGCAGTTCTTTTGTTACGATTGATGAAAAGGGTGTCAAGAAAAAGAGGAGCCAGGAAAGGGGAGCCAGGAGAAACGAGCACGAGTTTGGAGGAAATGAGCTCAGTTCGCACGACGCTTTGGAGGTTAATAAGAAAGACAATGCGAAGAAGAAGCAAGGCGTGGCTAACTTCTTGAAGAGAATGAAGCAAAACTCAGATAATCATAACAATCATAACAACaacatcatcaacaacaacaacaataccGATGTTTCAGACGATGATATTATTAGTAGCGAAGAAGAAGATAGTAAGgtagaaaagaaagagaagaccaagaagaagatgatgaagaagaatggtagtggtggtggtggtaggaATAACAACATTAAACCGGATGAGAGACAAGAGAGGGTAACCCGAAATTCTACTCGTACTAAGGACGAGGGTAGGAAGACGAGGAGAGGTGTTGGGAGGCCACCAAAGAAGCCAGAGAAGGCGTCGaagaccaccaccaccactaccgcCACGGCCGCCACGACCGGTGGTGGGAATAAGAGAGGGAGGGACAATAGTGAGCCGGACGTTGGGGTTGGTGGGAGGCTTAAGAAACGTTCTAGGAGATGA